Proteins encoded in a region of the Paenibacillus pedocola genome:
- a CDS encoding DUF1858 domain-containing protein, whose amino-acid sequence MNKVLRMDESIFELVSRHPEVTGIMVELGFQDIAKPGMLQTAGRFMTLSKGIKLRKMDPDTVRQTFKRHGFEVLE is encoded by the coding sequence ATGAACAAAGTGCTGAGAATGGATGAATCCATATTCGAGCTGGTAAGCCGACACCCTGAGGTTACCGGCATTATGGTGGAGCTGGGGTTTCAGGATATTGCGAAGCCGGGGATGCTGCAGACAGCAGGCCGGTTCATGACCCTGTCGAAGGGAATTAAGCTTCGGAAAATGGACCCGGATACCGTGCGGCAGACGTTTAAACGCCATGGTTTTGAGGTTCTTGAATAG
- the thiC gene encoding phosphomethylpyrimidine synthase ThiC — MPGTVKQENVNLSGFPGSRKIYVEGSRPDIQVPMREISLTPTRGSAGEEINAPVRVYDTSGLYTDKVEQTDIRKGLPPHRLSWIAERGDSEEYEGAAPQEEENGKTAACVTESFPGLQRRPLRARPGTNVTQLHYARKGIITPEMEYIAIRENMNPEFVRDEVASGRAIIPANLNHPESEPMIIGRNFLVKINANIGNSAVSSSIEEEVEKMRWATRWGADTIMDLSTGKKIHATREWIIRNSPVPIGTVPIYQALEKVNGKAESLTWEIYRDTLIEQAEQGVDYFTIHAGVLLRYIPLTAGRMTGIVSRGGSIMAAWCLAHHQESFLYTHFEDICEIMKTYDIAISLGDGLRPGSIADANDEAQFAELETLGELTEIAWKHDVQVMVEGPGHVPMHKIKENMDKQLDICREAPFYTLGPLTTDIAPGYDHITSAIGAAMIGWFGTAMLCYVTPKEHLGLPDKNDVREGVITYKIAAHAADLAKGHPGAQDRDNALSKARFEFRWRDQFHLALDPERALEYHDATLPAEGAKTAHFCSMCGPNFCSMRISHGIQESMNQLT; from the coding sequence ATGCCAGGAACAGTGAAGCAGGAAAACGTAAATCTCTCGGGATTTCCGGGAAGCCGTAAAATCTATGTAGAGGGTTCACGCCCGGACATCCAAGTCCCGATGCGTGAGATTAGTCTTACCCCTACCAGGGGAAGCGCAGGCGAAGAAATCAATGCGCCGGTGCGTGTATACGACACGAGCGGGTTATATACCGATAAAGTTGAACAAACGGATATACGAAAAGGGCTGCCGCCTCACCGTTTATCCTGGATTGCAGAACGAGGGGATTCGGAGGAGTACGAGGGAGCAGCCCCGCAGGAGGAGGAAAACGGGAAAACAGCCGCCTGCGTGACAGAGAGCTTTCCGGGATTACAGCGGCGGCCTTTAAGAGCGCGTCCAGGTACCAATGTGACCCAGCTGCATTATGCGCGGAAGGGAATCATTACCCCGGAGATGGAATATATTGCGATCCGCGAGAACATGAATCCTGAATTTGTGAGGGATGAGGTAGCTTCCGGACGTGCAATCATACCTGCTAATCTCAACCACCCGGAAAGTGAGCCCATGATAATCGGCCGTAATTTCCTGGTGAAGATTAACGCCAATATCGGTAATTCCGCAGTTTCCTCCTCCATCGAAGAGGAAGTGGAGAAAATGAGATGGGCCACCCGCTGGGGGGCAGACACCATAATGGATCTCTCCACCGGTAAAAAAATTCATGCCACCCGCGAATGGATTATCCGCAATTCTCCGGTACCGATCGGCACCGTTCCGATTTACCAGGCACTTGAAAAGGTAAACGGCAAAGCTGAGAGCTTGACCTGGGAGATTTACCGTGACACTCTCATTGAACAAGCGGAGCAAGGTGTGGACTACTTTACCATTCATGCGGGTGTTCTGCTGCGCTATATTCCGCTTACGGCCGGACGAATGACCGGTATTGTCTCCCGGGGCGGCTCCATTATGGCTGCATGGTGCCTTGCCCATCATCAGGAGAGCTTCTTATATACGCATTTTGAGGACATTTGCGAAATTATGAAGACCTACGACATAGCCATTTCCCTGGGCGACGGACTGCGGCCGGGCTCCATTGCCGATGCCAATGACGAAGCCCAGTTCGCTGAGCTGGAAACACTGGGAGAGCTTACGGAAATCGCCTGGAAGCATGATGTTCAGGTTATGGTAGAGGGTCCCGGTCATGTGCCGATGCATAAAATCAAGGAGAACATGGATAAACAGCTGGACATCTGCCGGGAAGCCCCTTTTTATACACTGGGCCCGTTAACCACGGATATTGCTCCTGGTTATGACCATATCACCTCAGCAATTGGTGCAGCAATGATCGGCTGGTTCGGAACGGCGATGCTCTGTTATGTGACTCCCAAAGAGCATCTGGGGCTCCCAGATAAAAATGATGTGCGCGAAGGCGTGATTACCTACAAAATCGCTGCCCATGCTGCCGATCTGGCCAAAGGTCATCCGGGTGCCCAGGACCGTGACAATGCGCTGTCCAAAGCACGGTTTGAATTCCGCTGGCGCGACCAGTTCCATCTGGCGCTGGATCCGGAGCGGGCGCTGGAGTATCACGATGCGACCCTTCCGGCAGAAGGAGCCAAGACGGCGCATTTCTGTTCGATGTGCGGTCCGAACTTCTGCAGCATGCGGATTTCCCACGGCATTCAAGAATCAATGAACCAGCTCACCTAA